A portion of the Lolium rigidum isolate FL_2022 chromosome 1, APGP_CSIRO_Lrig_0.1, whole genome shotgun sequence genome contains these proteins:
- the LOC124675995 gene encoding uncharacterized protein LOC124675995 isoform X2: MLCLFREPIKSTQDPPPENKSSASSIVPRSNPPNRSSAHACSTQGSRQNMGGHRKGKPSATKKIEEKMNHNGDPNIDHDTNGTNTLEDFDNRPLKKAKCSESSVMDDPLPTPTISGSSMISECSESSVPEPENKINGEPLPTAQTTAKFDPLPTPTISGSSMISECSVPESENKINGEPLPTAQTTAKLTDSPVSEFCVTFKMNHNGDPNIDHDTNGTNTLEDFDNRPLKKAKCSESSVMDDPLPTPTISGSSMISECSESSVPEPENKINGEPLPTAQTTAKFDPLPTPTISGSSMISECSVPESENKINGEPLPTAQTTAKLTDSPVSELLNEKTVSTVCEKQQDGPRPIINNVIYDYLPQEYTITLQDESAHYVIQEALEEELLVKIEDVYVKQRYLVCLLDKDKWLDDEVISAYICCMRDQVHVQNDATVYFENPFVTRLLKRDGEVGTHGPTSLTNIVKNYLNHDLIHLPINIKDSHWYLACINVEKSEIQVLDSLCWEHNRDDLANTLKGLQYHLDILKSQENVNNQNWRDLDVTTWPITEKLQKPIQKDSSSCGLFLLKFMEYWTGHTLSHMITQEIITSFRSKLAAILLCWKTNTAPPTATFEEIDESEGHPDDVIMSDSPFDQNQSKVSNSSSSENKYQSLVSVLSNLSLHELVGGLCNYIKSINSAQTLEKIWIKSSDPYPISLTLKNLQEMLNVELPMNRDCFNLVVRKIMFDNIQTEKKRRGLISKHYLDMRFWRITDFARHPEHRKKLHVEQLAFSTRSWPGIKYSISSCRWRNPIAKYVHRILWIAEHLPKAMSKTCPGSTWNENIFLWQQKIIHDISGHRRELSGYLIAFFMSTWEGEKVHSPFLEDGYELRKQTLGQLLTFKENECEDNMPSGVLDFINCIRKTKPI, translated from the exons TATTCCGCGAGCCAATAAAAAGCACGCAAGACCCTCCACCGGAAAACAAATCAAGTGCAAGTTCCATCGTCCCTCGATCAAATCCGCCAAATCGGAGTTCTGCCCACGCGTGCTCCACTCAAG GGAGCAGGCAGAATATGGGAGGCCACAGGAAAGGAAAGCCATCTGCTACAAAAAAAATTGAGGAG AAAATGAATCACAACGGTGACCCAAACATTGATCATGATACAAATGGCACAAATACTCTCGAAGATTTTGACAACCGTCCTTTGAAAAAGGCTAAATGTTCCGAATCAAGTGTTATGGATGATCCATTGCCAACACCTACAATCTCGGGATCATCTATGATATCTGAATGTTCTGAATCGAGTGTTCCAGAACCAGAGAATAAGATAAATGGGGAGCCATTGCCAACAGCTCAAACAACAGCCAAGTTTGATCCATTGCCAACACCTACAATCTCGGGATCATCTATGATATCTGAATGTTCCGTTCCAGAATCAGAGAATAAGATAAATGGGGAGCCATTGCCAACAGCTCAAACAACAGCCAAGTTGACGGATTCTCCGGTTTCTGAATTTTGCGTAACTTTT AAAATGAATCACAACGGTGACCCAAACATTGATCATGATACAAATGGCACAAATACTCTCGAAGATTTTGACAACCGTCCTTTGAAAAAGGCTAAATGTTCCGAATCAAGTGTTATGGATGATCCATTGCCAACACCTACAATCTCGGGATCATCTATGATATCTGAATGTTCTGAATCGAGTGTTCCAGAACCAGAGAATAAGATAAATGGGGAGCCATTGCCAACAGCTCAAACAACAGCCAAGTTTGATCCATTGCCAACACCTACAATCTCGGGATCATCTATGATATCTGAATGTTCCGTTCCAGAATCAGAGAATAAGATAAATGGGGAGCCATTGCCAACAGCTCAAACAACAGCCAAGTTGACGGATTCTCCGGTTTCTGAATTGTTGAATGAAAAAACAGTTTCAACAGTTTGTGAGAAGCAACAAGATGGACCTAGACCTATAATAAATAATGTAATATACGACTATCTTCCACAAG AATATACAATTACCCTACAAGATGAAAGTGCTCATTATGTTATACAAGAAGCTTTGGAAGAAGAACTATTGGTGAAGATAGAAGACGTATATGTCAAACAACGCTATTTGGTGTGTCTGCTAGACAAGGACAAATGGCTAGACGATGAA GTAATCAGCGCATATATATGTTGTATGAGGGACCAAGTACATGTGCAGAATGATGCTACAGTATATTTTGAGAATCCCTTTGTTACCAGACTGCTAAAACGGGATGGTGAAGTTGGAACACATGGGCCAACCTCTTTGACAAATATTGTCAAAAACTATCTCAACCATGACCTG ATCCACCTTCCAATAAATATCAAGGACTCGCATTGGTATTTGGCTTGCATCAATGTTGAAAAGTCTGAGATACAAGTACTCGACTCATTGTGTTGGGAGCACAATCGAGATGACCTTGCTAATACG CTAAAAGGACTACAGTATCATTTGGACATTCTTAAAAGTCAAGAAAATGTGAACAATCAGAATTGGAGAGACCTCGATGTTACTACATGGCCGATTACAGAAAAACTACAAAAGCCAATCCAGAAAGACAG CTCATCATGTGGTCTATTTCTGCTTAAATTCATGGAATATTGGACCGGACATACACTATCCCACATGATTACACAG GAAATTATTACTTCTTTTAGATCCAAGTTAGCTGCCATACTATTATGTTGGAAAACAAACACAGCGCCACCGACTGCAACGTTTGAAGAAATTGATGAGAGTGAGGGACATCCAGATGATGTTATAATGTCGGACAGTCCATTTGATCAAAATCAATCAAAAGTATCGAACTCGTCATCTTCTGAAAACAAATACCAATCGCTGGTGTCTGTTCTTTCTAACTTGAGCCTACATGAGTTAGTAGGTGGACTTTGTAACTACATCAAATCAATCAATTCTGCACAAACTTTAGA GAAAATCTGGATAAAAAGCTCTGATCCATATCCTATTAGCTTGACTCTCAAAAATCTGCAAGAAATGTTAAATGTTGAGTTACCAATGAATCGCGATTGTTTCAATCTGGTTGTACGGAAGATTATGTTTGACAACATCCAAACAGAGAAAAAAAGGAGAGGGTTGATATCAAAGCACTATCTCGACATGCGATTTTGG AGGATTACTGATTTTGCACGACATCCAGAGCACCGAAAGAAGTTACATGTGGAACAACTAGCATTTTCCACTCGTAGCTGGCCTGGTATCAAATATAGTATTTCATCATGCAGATGG CGCAACCCAATTGCAAAATATGTGCACAGAATTTTATGGATTGCTGAACATTTGCCGAAAGCCATGTCAAAGACATGTCCAGGGTCTACATGGAACGAGAATATTTTCCTATGGCAACAAAAGATAATACATGATATCTCAGGTCACAGAAG GGAATTGTCGGGATACCTTATTGCCTTCTTCATGTCAACATGGGAAGGTGAAAAAGTGCATTCACCATTTTTAGAG GATGGGTACGAACTCAGAAAACAAACTTTGGGACAGCTATTAACATTCAAGGAGAATGAATGTGAAGACAACATGCCTTCTGGTGTACTTGATTTCATCAACTGTATCAGGAAAACAAAACCAATATGA
- the LOC124675995 gene encoding uncharacterized protein LOC124675995 isoform X1, with amino-acid sequence MLCLFREPIKSTQDPPPENKSSASSIVPRSNPPNRSSAHACSTQGSRQNMGGHRKGKPSATKKIEEKMNHNGDPNIDHDTNGTNTLEDFDNRPLKKAKCSESSVMDDPLPTPTISGSSMISECSESSVPEPENKINGEPLPTAQTTAKFDPLPTPTISGSSMISECSVPESENKINGEPLPTAQTTAKLTDSPVSEFCVTFKMNHNGDPNIDHDTNGTNTLEDFDNRPLKKAKCSESSVMDDPLPTPTISGSSMISECSESSVPEPENKINGEPLPTAQTTAKFDPLPTPTISGSSMISECSVPESENKINGEPLPTAQTTAKLTDSPVSELLNEKTVSTVCEKQQDGPRPIINNVIYDYLPQEYTITLQDESAHYVIQEALEEELLVKIEDVYVKQRYLVCLLDKDKWLDDEVISAYICCMRDQVHVQNDATVYFENPFVTRLLKRDGEVGTHGPTSLTNIVKNYLNHDLIHLPINIKDSHWYLACINVEKSEIQVLDSLCWEHNRDDLANTLKGLQYHLDILKSQENVNNQNWRDLDVTTWPITEKLQKPIQKDSSSCGLFLLKFMEYWTGHTLSHMITQEIITSFRSKLAAILLCWKTNTAPPTATFEEIDESEGHPDDVIMSDSPFDQNQSKVSNSSSSENKYQSLVSVLSNLSLHELVGGLCNYIKSINSAQTLEKIWIKSSDPYPISLTLKNLQEMLNVELPMNRDCFNLVVRKIMFDNIQTEKKRRGLISKHYLDMRFWRITDFARHPEHRKKLHVEQLAFSTRSWPGIKYSISSCRWIHIPIQSGHDFILIILDKDTRTVYILDPTPIEIMYQRNPIAKYVHRILWIAEHLPKAMSKTCPGSTWNENIFLWQQKIIHDISGHRRELSGYLIAFFMSTWEGEKVHSPFLEDGYELRKQTLGQLLTFKENECEDNMPSGVLDFINCIRKTKPI; translated from the exons TATTCCGCGAGCCAATAAAAAGCACGCAAGACCCTCCACCGGAAAACAAATCAAGTGCAAGTTCCATCGTCCCTCGATCAAATCCGCCAAATCGGAGTTCTGCCCACGCGTGCTCCACTCAAG GGAGCAGGCAGAATATGGGAGGCCACAGGAAAGGAAAGCCATCTGCTACAAAAAAAATTGAGGAG AAAATGAATCACAACGGTGACCCAAACATTGATCATGATACAAATGGCACAAATACTCTCGAAGATTTTGACAACCGTCCTTTGAAAAAGGCTAAATGTTCCGAATCAAGTGTTATGGATGATCCATTGCCAACACCTACAATCTCGGGATCATCTATGATATCTGAATGTTCTGAATCGAGTGTTCCAGAACCAGAGAATAAGATAAATGGGGAGCCATTGCCAACAGCTCAAACAACAGCCAAGTTTGATCCATTGCCAACACCTACAATCTCGGGATCATCTATGATATCTGAATGTTCCGTTCCAGAATCAGAGAATAAGATAAATGGGGAGCCATTGCCAACAGCTCAAACAACAGCCAAGTTGACGGATTCTCCGGTTTCTGAATTTTGCGTAACTTTT AAAATGAATCACAACGGTGACCCAAACATTGATCATGATACAAATGGCACAAATACTCTCGAAGATTTTGACAACCGTCCTTTGAAAAAGGCTAAATGTTCCGAATCAAGTGTTATGGATGATCCATTGCCAACACCTACAATCTCGGGATCATCTATGATATCTGAATGTTCTGAATCGAGTGTTCCAGAACCAGAGAATAAGATAAATGGGGAGCCATTGCCAACAGCTCAAACAACAGCCAAGTTTGATCCATTGCCAACACCTACAATCTCGGGATCATCTATGATATCTGAATGTTCCGTTCCAGAATCAGAGAATAAGATAAATGGGGAGCCATTGCCAACAGCTCAAACAACAGCCAAGTTGACGGATTCTCCGGTTTCTGAATTGTTGAATGAAAAAACAGTTTCAACAGTTTGTGAGAAGCAACAAGATGGACCTAGACCTATAATAAATAATGTAATATACGACTATCTTCCACAAG AATATACAATTACCCTACAAGATGAAAGTGCTCATTATGTTATACAAGAAGCTTTGGAAGAAGAACTATTGGTGAAGATAGAAGACGTATATGTCAAACAACGCTATTTGGTGTGTCTGCTAGACAAGGACAAATGGCTAGACGATGAA GTAATCAGCGCATATATATGTTGTATGAGGGACCAAGTACATGTGCAGAATGATGCTACAGTATATTTTGAGAATCCCTTTGTTACCAGACTGCTAAAACGGGATGGTGAAGTTGGAACACATGGGCCAACCTCTTTGACAAATATTGTCAAAAACTATCTCAACCATGACCTG ATCCACCTTCCAATAAATATCAAGGACTCGCATTGGTATTTGGCTTGCATCAATGTTGAAAAGTCTGAGATACAAGTACTCGACTCATTGTGTTGGGAGCACAATCGAGATGACCTTGCTAATACG CTAAAAGGACTACAGTATCATTTGGACATTCTTAAAAGTCAAGAAAATGTGAACAATCAGAATTGGAGAGACCTCGATGTTACTACATGGCCGATTACAGAAAAACTACAAAAGCCAATCCAGAAAGACAG CTCATCATGTGGTCTATTTCTGCTTAAATTCATGGAATATTGGACCGGACATACACTATCCCACATGATTACACAG GAAATTATTACTTCTTTTAGATCCAAGTTAGCTGCCATACTATTATGTTGGAAAACAAACACAGCGCCACCGACTGCAACGTTTGAAGAAATTGATGAGAGTGAGGGACATCCAGATGATGTTATAATGTCGGACAGTCCATTTGATCAAAATCAATCAAAAGTATCGAACTCGTCATCTTCTGAAAACAAATACCAATCGCTGGTGTCTGTTCTTTCTAACTTGAGCCTACATGAGTTAGTAGGTGGACTTTGTAACTACATCAAATCAATCAATTCTGCACAAACTTTAGA GAAAATCTGGATAAAAAGCTCTGATCCATATCCTATTAGCTTGACTCTCAAAAATCTGCAAGAAATGTTAAATGTTGAGTTACCAATGAATCGCGATTGTTTCAATCTGGTTGTACGGAAGATTATGTTTGACAACATCCAAACAGAGAAAAAAAGGAGAGGGTTGATATCAAAGCACTATCTCGACATGCGATTTTGG AGGATTACTGATTTTGCACGACATCCAGAGCACCGAAAGAAGTTACATGTGGAACAACTAGCATTTTCCACTCGTAGCTGGCCTGGTATCAAATATAGTATTTCATCATGCAGATGG ATTCATATTCCAATACAATCCGGCCATGATTTTATTCTAATCATACTGGACAAAGATACCAGAACTGTTTACATTTTGGACCCTACTCCTATTGAAATCATGTACCAGCGCAACCCAATTGCAAAATATGTGCACAGAATTTTATGGATTGCTGAACATTTGCCGAAAGCCATGTCAAAGACATGTCCAGGGTCTACATGGAACGAGAATATTTTCCTATGGCAACAAAAGATAATACATGATATCTCAGGTCACAGAAG GGAATTGTCGGGATACCTTATTGCCTTCTTCATGTCAACATGGGAAGGTGAAAAAGTGCATTCACCATTTTTAGAG GATGGGTACGAACTCAGAAAACAAACTTTGGGACAGCTATTAACATTCAAGGAGAATGAATGTGAAGACAACATGCCTTCTGGTGTACTTGATTTCATCAACTGTATCAGGAAAACAAAACCAATATGA
- the LOC124675995 gene encoding uncharacterized protein LOC124675995 isoform X3 has product MLCLFREPIKSTQDPPPENKSSASSIVPRSNPPNRSSAHACSTQGSRQNMGGHRKGKPSATKKIEEKMNHNGDPNIDHDTNGTNTLEDFDNRPLKKAKCSESSVMDDPLPTPTISGSSMISECSESSVPEPENKINGEPLPTAQTTAKFDPLPTPTISGSSMISECSVPESENKINGEPLPTAQTTAKLTDSPVSEFCVTFKMNHNGDPNIDHDTNGTNTLEDFDNRPLKKAKCSESSVMDDPLPTPTISGSSMISECSESSVPEPENKINGEPLPTAQTTAKFDPLPTPTISGSSMISECSVPESENKINGEPLPTAQTTAKLTDSPVSELLNEKTVSTVCEKQQDGPRPIINNVIYDYLPQEYTITLQDESAHYVIQEALEEELLVKIEDVYVKQRYLVCLLDKDKWLDDEVISAYICCMRDQVHVQNDATVYFENPFVTRLLKRDGEVGTHGPTSLTNIVKNYLNHDLIHLPINIKDSHWYLACINVEKSEIQVLDSLCWEHNRDDLANTLKGLQYHLDILKSQENVNNQNWRDLDVTTWPITEKLQKPIQKDSSSCGLFLLKFMEYWTGHTLSHMITQEIITSFRSKLAAILLCWKTNTAPPTATFEEIDESEGHPDDVIMSDSPFDQNQSKVSNSSSSENKYQSLVSVLSNLSLHELVGGLCNYIKSINSAQTLEKIWIKSSDPYPISLTLKNLQEMLNVELPMNRDCFNLVVRKIMFDNIQTEKKRRGLISKHYLDMRFWRITDFARHPEHRKKLHVEQLAFSTRSWPGIKYSISSCRWLILDSYSNTIRP; this is encoded by the exons TATTCCGCGAGCCAATAAAAAGCACGCAAGACCCTCCACCGGAAAACAAATCAAGTGCAAGTTCCATCGTCCCTCGATCAAATCCGCCAAATCGGAGTTCTGCCCACGCGTGCTCCACTCAAG GGAGCAGGCAGAATATGGGAGGCCACAGGAAAGGAAAGCCATCTGCTACAAAAAAAATTGAGGAG AAAATGAATCACAACGGTGACCCAAACATTGATCATGATACAAATGGCACAAATACTCTCGAAGATTTTGACAACCGTCCTTTGAAAAAGGCTAAATGTTCCGAATCAAGTGTTATGGATGATCCATTGCCAACACCTACAATCTCGGGATCATCTATGATATCTGAATGTTCTGAATCGAGTGTTCCAGAACCAGAGAATAAGATAAATGGGGAGCCATTGCCAACAGCTCAAACAACAGCCAAGTTTGATCCATTGCCAACACCTACAATCTCGGGATCATCTATGATATCTGAATGTTCCGTTCCAGAATCAGAGAATAAGATAAATGGGGAGCCATTGCCAACAGCTCAAACAACAGCCAAGTTGACGGATTCTCCGGTTTCTGAATTTTGCGTAACTTTT AAAATGAATCACAACGGTGACCCAAACATTGATCATGATACAAATGGCACAAATACTCTCGAAGATTTTGACAACCGTCCTTTGAAAAAGGCTAAATGTTCCGAATCAAGTGTTATGGATGATCCATTGCCAACACCTACAATCTCGGGATCATCTATGATATCTGAATGTTCTGAATCGAGTGTTCCAGAACCAGAGAATAAGATAAATGGGGAGCCATTGCCAACAGCTCAAACAACAGCCAAGTTTGATCCATTGCCAACACCTACAATCTCGGGATCATCTATGATATCTGAATGTTCCGTTCCAGAATCAGAGAATAAGATAAATGGGGAGCCATTGCCAACAGCTCAAACAACAGCCAAGTTGACGGATTCTCCGGTTTCTGAATTGTTGAATGAAAAAACAGTTTCAACAGTTTGTGAGAAGCAACAAGATGGACCTAGACCTATAATAAATAATGTAATATACGACTATCTTCCACAAG AATATACAATTACCCTACAAGATGAAAGTGCTCATTATGTTATACAAGAAGCTTTGGAAGAAGAACTATTGGTGAAGATAGAAGACGTATATGTCAAACAACGCTATTTGGTGTGTCTGCTAGACAAGGACAAATGGCTAGACGATGAA GTAATCAGCGCATATATATGTTGTATGAGGGACCAAGTACATGTGCAGAATGATGCTACAGTATATTTTGAGAATCCCTTTGTTACCAGACTGCTAAAACGGGATGGTGAAGTTGGAACACATGGGCCAACCTCTTTGACAAATATTGTCAAAAACTATCTCAACCATGACCTG ATCCACCTTCCAATAAATATCAAGGACTCGCATTGGTATTTGGCTTGCATCAATGTTGAAAAGTCTGAGATACAAGTACTCGACTCATTGTGTTGGGAGCACAATCGAGATGACCTTGCTAATACG CTAAAAGGACTACAGTATCATTTGGACATTCTTAAAAGTCAAGAAAATGTGAACAATCAGAATTGGAGAGACCTCGATGTTACTACATGGCCGATTACAGAAAAACTACAAAAGCCAATCCAGAAAGACAG CTCATCATGTGGTCTATTTCTGCTTAAATTCATGGAATATTGGACCGGACATACACTATCCCACATGATTACACAG GAAATTATTACTTCTTTTAGATCCAAGTTAGCTGCCATACTATTATGTTGGAAAACAAACACAGCGCCACCGACTGCAACGTTTGAAGAAATTGATGAGAGTGAGGGACATCCAGATGATGTTATAATGTCGGACAGTCCATTTGATCAAAATCAATCAAAAGTATCGAACTCGTCATCTTCTGAAAACAAATACCAATCGCTGGTGTCTGTTCTTTCTAACTTGAGCCTACATGAGTTAGTAGGTGGACTTTGTAACTACATCAAATCAATCAATTCTGCACAAACTTTAGA GAAAATCTGGATAAAAAGCTCTGATCCATATCCTATTAGCTTGACTCTCAAAAATCTGCAAGAAATGTTAAATGTTGAGTTACCAATGAATCGCGATTGTTTCAATCTGGTTGTACGGAAGATTATGTTTGACAACATCCAAACAGAGAAAAAAAGGAGAGGGTTGATATCAAAGCACTATCTCGACATGCGATTTTGG AGGATTACTGATTTTGCACGACATCCAGAGCACCGAAAGAAGTTACATGTGGAACAACTAGCATTTTCCACTCGTAGCTGGCCTGGTATCAAATATAGTATTTCATCATGCAGATGG CTTATTTTAGATTCATATTCCAATACAATCCGGCCATGA